Sequence from the Paramisgurnus dabryanus chromosome 3, PD_genome_1.1, whole genome shotgun sequence genome:
CCCAAAAACTAAAGAAATCCTTTAAAGGAGGATGTGTCTTGTTCAAGTATGGAAATAAACCAATTTGGGTCACAAATAACAAGATACCAGTGACAATATTGATATAAAACCTTTATTCACCTCTTGTTCAACCTCCCTGTTCTTTATAAAGTGGCAGAAAAAACTATTCCCCTTTATTTTAGCATACAAAAGAACAACCAGGAGCtacatttatttagttttgttcCTGTAGCTCTATTGAATGAGCATtccattagcagcacaaaaggttatAGGTTTGATCCCAACCAACACACCTGGTGATAAAATATGTACTATTGTATGAAGGCACTTTAAAAAGCCCTGGACAATTTATTTGTTATAGCAAAATCATCTTTTGGGTCAAATTGAGCTGTGTCACACAATTCAAACACTTGATTTCTGCCATAACACTCTTAAAAATCCTTAAACACCAGCCCATTTTCATGAATTACGTATAAATAGCACGCCTTTTGAAAAGTTGTGCGCCAAAGTCctattttgcgtgcatatgatacagttcttcccattcacttaatacttaaaataatgttttcatttttttaccattgtcacttgggatTTGGGTTAGAACAGCTTTCtgttacatcctaacccaaatcccaaatctaaccACAAGCGATAATGGCTTAAACagtataaaaaaatagaaatttaTACATAAAATGGCATTAAGTGAACAGGAAGGACTGGAGTATCATATGCACACAAATTGGACTTCGGCGTATGTATTGCTCATAAGAATGGGTTGCCAACACTCTTTGTTTGAGAACACACAGATACTCTTGCAGTCACCAGTCTTGTTCTCAAACTATGTCAGCAGTGCATAAACAGTACATGGGTGTAATTGATTGTCATCGAACAATAGCATACGTTTGCAATAATATTGCACATACCAGTTTCTAAGAGAAACAAAGGCATGTCTGAACAAACATGTCAACATCATGATCCAGTCTGATGATCTCTGCCATTCAAATGCTTTAGATACCGCTCTCCATCCCATTACATTTAATTCAAAGTTACTTATATACATCAGCTTAGGAGCGCGTCTCCTTGGTTTGCCAGTGATGTTGCATTGATTTCAGCCAGCAAAGTTTTAAACGAAAGCCTTGGTAAGGTAATCCGTTTTTGGTCTGTAAGCTGTCACACAATTTAAACACTTGACTTCTGCTGACTTGACTAAAGTAGGCCATAACACTCTTAAATCTACTCCAACACTGTTAGTTTGAGAACAAACAGGCACTTTTGCAGTCAACAGTCTTGTTTTCCAATTAGGTCAGCAATGAATAAACAGTATATGGGTGTAAATGTGGGATTTATTGTCATTGAACAATATATGTTTTGCAATAATGTTGTACCTACTACCAGTTTCCAAGAAGGGAACAAAGGCATGCCTGAGCAAACATCTGCAGGCGACAACATGATCCAGTCTGATCATGAAACGCTTTACATACTGCCCTACATACCTTTACATTTGTTATACATTTATTACttgttatttacatttatgcacttTAATGCATTTGAAAACTATTTGTGTTCCCAGGGAGTCAAACCTATGACCTTGGTGCAGCTGGGGCCATGCTATTGACTAGAGCATGTTATTGAGAAACAATGTATTGCATATAGCAAACTGCAGTATATATAGTGCACAAAGTGTAGTAACAGATGCAAAATGTAAGATCAgttattattgaattattttCATTACTGAAGTCAAATGAGTCAATACACTGTGGTTTGTAGACTGCTaagttaaaaaatgtatttcctaCTATTAATTTAACAATGCTGATTGTTCAAATTGAATTTGGGGTGGGTAATGGACATTGTCTCTTAAAAAGTTGAAACTTTTGTAACTTTGTACAGCACTTGTTATTATGCTTTACGGTTTAATCGCTTTGGggaaaagcatctgctaaatgcatgtCCTATATTCTAATTACATTGTAATAATGAATTTGTTACATTGTAATACAAATGCTGCAAATCTTGCAATAGCATGGTACAAACCATACTATATGATTCAAGTTATGATATTAGTGGACAAGCAAGAGACAAAGAGTAAAGCAAATGAAATGTGTTTCCACTCAGGAAGAATACGGGTATTTTGTGACAGGTCTGATTGTGACATCTTCTTTATATGTGACAAGCAATATTTTTCGCGGTCAGTGTCACACTCACCATGTGTGTAGATGTTGCCCAGCTCATTGTGAAGATAGAAGAGACTTCTAACACACTCCTGGACAGAGGAGATGGGTCTATAGCCAGTCAGGACGTATTTGTTGAATTGTAAATGTGGAGGAGAGTTCGCCCAGTCCAGCAGTCGGGGTCCGTTTAAAAATGCCATAGCAACCTGAAACAGTCACGACGACGACGCCAAAATAACTACACTATACATCTACACGTGCACGTACAACACCGACTAAAAAAAGATTCGACACCCTAGACATCAGTCGGCCATGTGCAGCCGGCTACATGACCAACTAACCTATTCTCGTTgaattaaaaatcaaatttagGCTCGGCGACGCTGTACGTATCCCGCTGTTTGCGGTGTCATCCACATGGGTTGACGAAAAAACTGCAGCCTGCGTTCATAGTGAGCTTCGCTAATATATACAGAGTTGCATGTAACATTTAAACGAAGTGCGGTCACACCCTGCTTCAGCCTTTCAAACAAACCCCACCAGCTTCTGTCAGCTCGACTTCAGGGGCGACCCGACGGTCGTCGGCTTTCGTTTGCTGCTCATCAAACACCCGCTGGGTAATTTCACCATCGGGAATCGTCAGGTTTTGAATGAACTTGTGGGATTTGCTCGCGGTAGCCCCGGTGCCTCGATTCAGGGTAACTTCCTCATATTCCCGTAGAGAGTGAATCATCAGTCCGTCCAAAGCGTTTGCATACACACTGCTCTTAAGCTACCAGCGCTCTGTGTGTGCAGATATCGGATACGAGAAGTTTTCAACCTGACCGATTCACCTGTGTTAAAGCtagtgtttaaaataaatatcgGTGATGATACAACAATAAGGCTTGGCAGATACAAGCACAAAAGTCTCTATTAAAATGTAGCCTACAGTGCAATGCCAGCATCGATATGCCATCCTACACGTGTTTTGTTGAGTTAACACAAGTATATTTAGATGAACAATGAAAATACATGCGAGTTTGATAAAAACTATTACCTAATTCTCATAGATATGTCAGGTTTATACCAGATACATAATCTGTAATGGACGAGCGCTGCTGCCTACTGAGGAAGGGCACCGTgcaaacgaaaaaaaaaaaaattcagacaCTCCACGTGTTCTTTCTGTTTTCGTTTTTCGACTGAAGATATTTCAAAATATCATTCAATGCGTCTATTCCTCTTACATTACACAAGTAGCTCGTGAGCTAACGGGCTAGCTGCCGTCACCTTGATTGTGCTGACTGCAAAGCATGAGCTCCACGGGGTTGACCATTATAACCAGTTTTCCCATAAAGCGGCAAATGCGTTCATGTATTCCCCTACTTCAAATCAAATATCAACATCCGTAAGCTTTGGGATGTGTCATCCAGCAAACACAGAAATGTACGTGGTGGTCAGCTGAAGAGCACGGAGCACGTCTCCCTGTGTTGCCAAGTGATGTTGCTGCTAGCGTGCAGTGATTCCAGTCAGAAAGCTTTGGTAAGGTTATCCGTTTTTGATCGGTGGCTATGCCAAAAATGATGTTGATGTCCCGTGCATTCCCCCGGTGCGTTCCTTGAAGGCTTTGTGATACCGGTGTGCGCGAACATGCGGCTGGTGGAGGGCGCATCGGCCCGGCCTTGACTCGAGATCATCCGCTGATGCTGCAGCGCAACGATCCAGCCTGGACCAACGGGGAAGATGCAGGGGTGGTGCGAGGACAGGGGGGTTCAGTGTATTCTCCATAAACCCCTATCCCTTCAAATATTGTTTAGTTAAAGTgtgatttttattgtttttattgttttaatcgtttttattattaagtgttAATAGTTATGAACCGGAAAACCACTGTTTAGTTAAAGTATTTTATAATGAAATCTAAGTAGGAGAAAAGTGAAGGGGATTAGCCTATTATTTGTATATTATTAGTAGGCCTAATATTCAAGCCTACAAAGTCAGATGTACTTCTGTATATCGTTTGTATAGGCTGATATTGATCTGCAGACTAGAGCTATCACGTAAAAAGCTTATCGAAAATGTATCGAATTGTTAAAAGAAACAAAGCACGTtgaaattaacaaataattgaaAGCGCAAATACAGCTGATTGGTTATCGTTATTCGTCTCACACATTGTGAGCCAATCGCAtttatttgtattcaaacacgccaTGGCTCTACCAATAGAAAGCTAGGGATGTTCGGAACTGGGCAAGCTTATCATGAATAGGGAGGGGTCGGGCTAATGGTATATCACCATGCAATAATAATGCGTTATAGGGAGTttgcaaatatatatatataaaaaactgaaatatttttttttttttttaagtttgtttgGTTTAGGGGTAGACACTACAGTGTTTAGATTAATCTAGGATTAGGCTCTAGTTAAATTAGGACATCCaagtagtttaaaaaaaagccATACAAAAAACAATATGTGATGCAATGTGCATCCtgagacaaaataatgccaCAGTGCCATGGTATGTCAGTGCAAGACGTTTTCAAATTAATGCACcttaaacatgtattttagtctgggactatataaaccctgtctggggtggtttcctgtagactagtcctagactaaaataaatgtaagagctgtccaaactgaaaacaacttgcactgacatcttaaaatacatcagtgcccttagttttgcctcaaaatgcacaccagtaatgtttttagtaaagcatgtttgttaaaactagttatatttccttttTAAACAAAGGCCTAGttctggtttaagataatccctgtccgggaaactgccccttagtgtataaaaatgaaagaactAAATCtagaatacattttattattaagcaAAGTGTCCTGCACATTCAACAGCAAATTCAATTAATAAAAACTTCCCAGAAGtctgaaaaaaatgcatttgttatCTGTCCCCACTCTCTGTCTATTCTTTAccattaaatataaaatgtaaaatcctGATATCttattttttagcatttttgtGTGGCTCCATATCATATCTttgcttttaaatatttttataattaaaattattatattttagataaaatatgcattttagtcatGTCCCCATTTTTAAGTTGCATCATCTGGATCTTCTGAAGGCCAAGAATCATTTACTTTTCTGTATATTTCATGAAATTTTAGCAATGACCAATCTAATTAGGGCCAATCTATACTGTACCTATATTAGTTCTTTGATTTTACCTgcgtattttaaaaatacatatctTTTGGACATATTCCATAAGCATGCAGgtatttttcatgtatttgctaAATCTATGGCCCTGTTACTTTCAGTCCTTTTACTAAAATGCATCCATCTTTCATTAAGAAAccatgttgaaaaaaaaactagttaCCTGAGATTGACTAATACTCATTTTTAATAGTCAAATTTTTGTTATTAgattagtgtttaaaaaaatgaactttAGTTATAACATACAAATGTTATGATTCAGTGGAATTGCTTGGTAAGATTTGCAATGAACATTTTCATTTTGCTTAAACAAGGTTTTGTATTTTGACTCCACCTATGTCCAATATAACAATGTGTGACAAAAAATAACAACGCGTACACCACAAAACCCTCTGAAAAATTCCAACAACCATTGGGTGTTAAGGTGAGTCACACACTAAACCAAACCTTCATCAGCCTTTTCCACAACGTAttacatgtatatttattaattttacagaATTGTTTATCCAAAACTGCCATTTATATCTTTAAGCAGTATCTGTGTTTCCTGGGATCCATGTTACAAGGAAAGTACACGCATCAAGGAACAAATACTTTAGGCTATCAGTTCAGAGGGTGAAGTAGATGCATTTGGGTTTGTGTTCAGGATCTTCTTGTAGAAAGTCTGCCACTTTTACAGAATACCTTTCAAGTTTAGCTTAAACCGATGCTTGGTAAATATTGAACAGAACACGCCGCTGGGTTAAAAAGTCTCCAATGCTGGGGTGTTTAAATCAAATACTCTGTTGATCCAACCCAACTGCGCAGTTATTACAAACCATGCATGGTtgggtaacaacaacccagcaatgGGTATATTTTAACAGCattgtgttctgtccaataggctatttacccagcatggattaaaaacaacccagcatttttatagAGCATTCAAGTAGAAATAAAAGATTATTTCTGCATTCCATATGATGTTCATGTACCAGTACGGCAAAGCAAAAGAGCCTTAAGAAAATAGAACAattaaaaaagacattttgAAAGATTTCCACGAACATACTTGCCTAACACTTTAaattttgcaaattattttttttaattcttttatTTAGTCATTATATATGGTGACTAATTGCTTCCTTTAACATCTTATGCTTATTCTTATAGTGTTGTGTCCCATTTCAAAAATTTCTTATTGTCaatctttattttattatttgatcACACATCACCCTTAAACACCCTTTTCACACGTTTAAAcctttaacacatttttttttatttttccccaCATGCGTCAGCAACATCTTAAGTGCTAATGTTCATTTACATGTCCATTGCATTGATTGGACGTTCAACTTTATATAAGGGGAAAGCATACAAAATCACTGTCTGTATGCTGTATTCTTAGATCTTCGTCTACATCATTGTAGACATTGAACATACCTTCCAGGTAAGTGAAAAAAAATGCCTATCTATATTCTGTGTTGATAACTGATcactaaaagttttttttggaaGTGTTTGATGTTGCTATTAATAGTAATTTTTGTTCATCTCtcatttttttgtgttacacaGCTGAATGATATTATACATCCAAACTCGCAATGATCCCACCAGTTATCATTTGGCTTTTACTGTCCCTTCCTTCTCCAACAAGCCCAGCATGTTTTCTGGGCAAAGCAGCTGACTGTAAAGAAGCTGATTATGCACCGGGGTCTGACTTGGCTGGGGAGGGCTACGACATCACTAAGATGCAACGCCTTGGGACTTTTGTCATTGACATGAGCAAATGGGAGCTCGAGAACAACACGTGTAACCTTTGCAAAAACCCATTTATGCAGGGCAAAAAGCAGAAGCTTCCAAAGGCGGTGGTAGATTGGCGGGCTGCTCATAAATGCAGGTCTTCATTGTCCAGCTCTGTTTTTGAGTCTAGTGAATCCCTAGTAAGTTCCAGTGCCTCCTCTGTAGAGAACAACTGGAAGGTTGGCCTGGGAATCGGTAATTTGGTAGCAAAGGCATCGGTGATGTTGGCTGGCACTAACTCCAGACTTGCTGAATACTCCATGGCAAAAACCAAGAAGGACAAATTCAGCTTTATTAAACAATCGGTGTCCTGTAAATACTACAGGTAGGACAAAATCTCAATTTTTGGCAAGGAAGCTTGTCATGATTTTGGGTCATCGTTGACATGTTTGATCataacaaaacaaattacacaATATCCTTATTATATAGGTCTACGGTAGGCTACAGATCACAAGATGACAAGTCCTGAGATACATTCAACATAATGGGGCAGTTTTCAGGACAGGGttaagattaatccaggactaggcctgagttattttaggacatttaagtagtttttacaaataaaccttacaaaaaactatactgatgtgcatcttgagacaaaacaatggcactgatatatgttaaaatatgtcattACAATGCGTTTtaaaattaaagcagctcaaagatgcattttagtctgggactaggataagccttGTCTGGGAAAGCACCCCATAGTGTGTACAGTTGAATTAAATGTGAGTTTTGCTAAGATTTGTAGCAGTTCCCAGTGGAGCATCAATGAAATGTAACAGCGATTGGACGAAGCATGTGGTATTAAAGTCCAGTAACAGATGGTAAACATGATTGTATGCCTATTTTAAAGTACTCTATTTTATGCACTTCTTTAATATACTAAGGTgcggttttccagacagggcttacactagtcccagactaaaatgcatgtttgagctgccttatcttaaaaacatcttgccctTGCATATCATAACATAtattagtgccattgttttgtctcaacaccaatattgtttttttgtaaggtatgtttgtaaaaactacttaaatatctTAAACTAACTAAGGCCTAGCCCTTGCTTAACCTAAACTTTGTCCGGGATACCACCCCTAAAGATtattctttagtacttcttGAGAAGTGTGCTTTTTTGAGACTGtgctaaaatgtatttaaaacatttatttaggtaccacttatagtaaacttgaacccatctttgtaagAAAGTTGGGTTCAAGTTCAATACAAATGTTAACTGAATACAAACATAAACTCTGTgggttccgtgggatagtcagaGATTTTTTGCTAAtatttccgtggcattctcacggattggttactcaaccactttttcctattttcaaaccattgtcgctacGATTAAGGGTTAGATTTTgtgtttgcattagtatgtAACTTTAAGtcttggtttatactatttttttctgatttattgttttatattttctaaactttaaacaattgttgcctggcgttggggttagagttgggtttgggtaaggatgtcattaaatctaaccctaaatcgaagcgacaatggtaagaaaattggacaaaacagttgagcaAACAATATGTGAGAATGCCCCAGAAAAGAAAGTACATGGCAGGGCCACAgaaataatcataataataatttgttacatttatatagcgctttttctgcagacctcaaagcgctttacatatgaatgggggaatctcctcaaccaccaccaatgtgcagcatccacctggatgatgcgacggcagccatattgcaccagaacccccaccacacaccagcttattagcgGAGAGGAGACCAAGTGATATAGCCAATGATTTGTATAtatggggatgattagtaggccaatgggcaagtttggccaggatgccggggcacacccctactctttttcgaatgacatcctgggatttttaacgaccacagagagtcaggacctcggtttaacgtctcatccgaaagacggtgcttttagacagtatagtgtccccgtcactatactggggtgttaccCACACAGACCagagggtgagcaccccctgcgggtctcactaacacctctaccagcagcaacctggctttcccaggtggtctcccatccaattactgaccaggctcagccctgcttagcttcagtgggcaagttGTCTttggctacagggtgatatggctgctgatTATGCgaagatccgtgagaatgccatgaaaaaatgagcaaaaatttCTGTGACTAttccacggaaattcgtgagataaacagtatgttaaaagtgcatttttgttcatattcatggtgtatCAGAATTGCACAAATAAAtacacttagataatcttaaCAACATTTTAAGACATACTAAAgaagatttttttgtatattaagtacaaaatcagtgcgtgaaaatagagcacttatAGAAGTGTACTTACTTTTTCTACTGGGACTATCCACAGTTACAGGCTCTGCAGCATGATCCCTATTCATCCTGAACTGAATCATGAATTTACAAAACTTCCAGAGATTTACGACAACCAAACGAAAGAAAGCTACTTGTCACTTGTGGAAAAGTTTGGCACTCATTACATCACAAAGGTAATACCTAAACTATCAATGCATCCACAGACGCTGTATGTCACTGCTGTCTATAATCTGTTCTGTACTGTAGGTGAAACTGGGTGGATCTGTGGGATCTGTCACCAGTGTCAAAGAATGCATGGCCAGTCTGCAGGACCTTAGTTCAGATGAGATTAAAACATGTTTGGATGTAGAAGCATCTGCAAGTTTCAGGAATATCAAAGTAGACACAGCATACCGTCACTGCAAGCAGGCCAAAGACAAAAAACTGAACAAGGACACTTTTGCTCACAGCTATAGTGACAGGTGTGTGCCATAGCAGATAGGCTTAACATATTCTATCTTTCTTTGAATTTCCTTTAAAGAAAGGAATCTGCGTGCGTGCGTCTGTCTATAAACTGTACTTCCTTTGTTTCAAGGTTATGCGAGATCACCGGTGGTCACACTGACGACCCAACTCTTCTCTTCTCATCTCAAAATGACCCGGGCGCTTATAAAACTTGGCTCTCCTCTGTACCAGAAAAACCAGATGTGATTTCCTTTTCATTGAAGCCCCTTCATAAATTGCTGCCGGTCGAGAACCCTAAACAAAAGCAATTACGCCGAGCCATTCGTGACTACATACTGCAGAGGGCCCTTTTGAGGAACTGCTCTACCCCATGCAAGACCGGAGTCGCAACTAACCCCAAGGAACCTTGCGCGTGCACCTGCCATAACAATCCAGCAGTTAGGGCTAACTGCTGCCCCGCACAGCTTGGATCTGCTCAGGTAACTGTGATTGCAGTGAGGGCAACAGGTCTATGGGGCGATTACTTCTCACAGACTGATGGGTATGTCAAGGTCCTCAGAAATCGCAAGATCCTTCTTGGTCAAACAGGAATTATTTGGAATAAGAACTGGCCTGTCTGGAATTGGCCATTTAATCTTGGTAACACTGTCCTGTCGAAGTTTGGTGTTCTCACACTAGAGGTATGGGATAGGGACAGCGGGTGGGATGATGATCTCCTGGGAACTTGCAACATTCAGCTTAAAGCTGGCACTAAAACTCATATCTGCAGACTCAACCATGGTTTGCTGTACTATAAGACCAAAGTAACTTGTGCTCCTGGTTTAAGTGGCTCCTTTTGCTCAAAGTATAGTGGCGTTCCAATGTCCTCTAATCTGGAAAAAATATATGCGTCACGACACGCCCAGCCTCTTCCGAAAGATGTACTGCTGAAAATGGGAGTGCTGTTAGATGATCGACGCTTTTCGTTCAGGCAGAACCTTTCTGGTTCTGACCCAATGAAAcgctagcctggctccgccctcctacgtgcttccgcctatttttaatttcccttcagcagtacgtctgggatttctctatagagttttgttttctcctgcaaaaatctgcaggaccaatcagcgaacagatgggggtggctaagaacgatgacgttgaggtcgtgcgtcagtttgagttgtagttcagtaatggcagcggagaaagacgtgagaaaagctattcggtccgttgttgcaaaactgccgaatatacagaagttaaagccggagcaagaaccaggtttgctaacttttgtttgtctgattattctgacttcttgtttccggacggtttcggtgcatgatatacgtcacgaccacatgttagcgattggctttggcagatcctgagtgactctgggcagatccaatagttttaaacttcaacaatggaccctccttaacggaagtaacgctttgctatggagcgtggccagactctctgtacaaatgaaatgaatgtacgagattCTGGTTATACCAGGCTAATGAAACGCGGCGATCTGCCTCCAATTTTTGAAGTCACACAAAAAAAGCGCAAAATGTATGacaatttaaaataatgcattttattaatcAATTAAAAGCAAGCAGAAAGATTTAAGCAGAAAGATTACGGTTTTGCATCATAgcattttgcttttttattagcATTAcatttgtttgattttgcttcaTTCAAtatgtgaaatccaggttaaagtctcataatctaatgaggAAATTAAGAGCATTAAAGCTTGATTTTACTCATTGACCTatttcagtcaatattaaagacatcaaggtatattttcacagaatggcctttacattatgtaagatgattttatgtagaaaacaactaataaataaaaaatgctgggttttcGCAAATGTTGTTGTGGTATGAAaagatgtcatttttatgagaAGAATGTGGGAGG
This genomic interval carries:
- the prf1.9 gene encoding perforin 1.9, whose protein sequence is MIPPVIIWLLLSLPSPTSPACFLGKAADCKEADYAPGSDLAGEGYDITKMQRLGTFVIDMSKWELENNTCNLCKNPFMQGKKQKLPKAVVDWRAAHKCRSSLSSSVFESSESLVSSSASSVENNWKVGLGIGNLVAKASVMLAGTNSRLAEYSMAKTKKDKFSFIKQSVSCKYYSYRLCSMIPIHPELNHEFTKLPEIYDNQTKESYLSLVEKFGTHYITKVKLGGSVGSVTSVKECMASLQDLSSDEIKTCLDVEASASFRNIKVDTAYRHCKQAKDKKLNKDTFAHSYSDRLCEITGGHTDDPTLLFSSQNDPGAYKTWLSSVPEKPDVISFSLKPLHKLLPVENPKQKQLRRAIRDYILQRALLRNCSTPCKTGVATNPKEPCACTCHNNPAVRANCCPAQLGSAQVTVIAVRATGLWGDYFSQTDGYVKVLRNRKILLGQTGIIWNKNWPVWNWPFNLGNTVLSKFGVLTLEVWDRDSGWDDDLLGTCNIQLKAGTKTHICRLNHGLLYYKTKVTCAPGLSGSFCSKYSGVPMSSNLEKIYASRHAQPLPKDVLLKMGVLLDDRRFSFRQNLSGSDPMKR